A genomic stretch from Malus domestica chromosome 15, GDT2T_hap1 includes:
- the LOC139191983 gene encoding uncharacterized protein: MQEFAFGLWRIWKNRNDVVFKGSHCQPNEILTVWRKNIGEYREAMNHGSLDEGAVRPLKSPLMMPALWEKPQFGTFKLNTDASWCSASFRAGAGWVIRDFAGILHAAGGSGTSTFHCAAAAEAHAIRTGLQYCTEYGFENVFVEADAKTVILMINKGTAPNCSFECILGDIEVLARRLTSVTFGFVPRERNRAAYSVAKFVFKEGKDFVWDHVGPEFLFNVLAQDYVPVSLSFHITCSVSQLQTAAAKAVNDRVFERNEICLGLPSKGSMAADTLDLLKDCQLPVKHVNPGQYVAQIPQLAFLGVDIEI; the protein is encoded by the exons ATGCAAGAATTTGCGTTTGGGCTTTGGCGGATATGGAAAAACCGAAATGATGTGGTGTTCAAAGGGTCACACTGCCAACCAAATGAAATCCTAACTGTTTGGAGGAAGAACATCGGTGAGTACAGGGAAGCTATGAATCATGGTTCTCTGGATGAGGGTGCAGTACGGCCCCTAAAATCTCCTCTGATGATGCCTGCTCTCTGGGAAAAGCCGCAGTTTGGAACTTTCAAGCTCAATACCGACGCGTCCTGGTGCAGTGCGTCCTTCAGAGCTGGAGCGGGATGGGTTATCAGAGATTTCGCTGGCATTCTCCATGCGGCGGGAGGCTCGGGCACCAGCACTTTCCACTGCGCGGCTGCTGCAGAGGCACATGCTATCCGTACAGGTTTGCAATACTGTACTGAATACGGATTTGAGAATGTCTTTGTGGAAGCAGATGCAAAAACTGTCATTCTGATGATCAATAAGGGGACTGCCCCTAACTGTAGCTTTGAATGCATTCTTGGTGATATTGAGGTACTAGCCCGAAGACTAACGTCTGTGACGTTTGGCTTTGTGCCTAGGGAGCGAAATCGTGCCGCTTACTCTGTGGCTAAGTTTGTCTTTAAGGAAGGCAAGGACTTTGTCTGGGACCATGTTGGCCCTGAATTTCTGTTTAATGTTCTTGCGCAGGAT TATGTCCCCGTCTCCCTCTCCTTCCACATCACATGCAGCGTCTCGCAGCTGCAAACAGCGGCGGCGAAAGCAGTGAACGACCGAGTTTTTGAACGGAACGAGatttgcctcggcctgcccagcAAAGGCAGTATGGCCGCCGACACTCTTGATCTCCTCAAGGACTGCCAGCTGCCCGTCAAACACGTCAATCCTGGCCAATACGTCGCCCAAATCCCACAG TTGGCGTTTTTAGGTGTTGATATAGAGATTTAA